Genomic DNA from Shewanella woodyi ATCC 51908:
TTGAGGTCGCTTGGGTATAATTGCACCATAAAAACAGCATTTTATGGTGCAATAAAGCCTTAATAACGGCTCCTATATCTCTTACCTAAATATGTACAAACACAGGCCTAAATCATGAAAAAATTGTTATTTCCCGCTCTGGTTATATTCCTAAGCGGATGTGCAGGCGAATACACCTTTAACAGTAACCTTAATGGTGAAGCGATTGATGATTACTTCAAGGCGTCCGATGTCGCTGTATATGAAAATGGTCTGCCCAAAGGCCAATTTGAGCCTATAGGTTTAGTCGAGGGAGAATCTTGCCAAATAGGCGAAAATGATGCCCCTGCTAGCATAGTTGAAGCACGAACAATCGCCAGACGTAAAGCTGCCGATAAAGGCGCAAATGGTCTTATAATCAAAACCTGTTTTGTCTCCCCAGAGCAGACGCAGCAATGTGTCAGCAGTGCTATCTGCATCGGACAAGCCGTTAACATTGCCAACACCCAAGTTCAATAATCAGATTGAAGAAGTAAAACTTGATGACATTTACCAGTCAAATTCAGGCTGTTGCCCTGTGCCGTACTCCCTATAAGCAAAAGTTCGGGATCCCAAGACAACCGGGACTCGTCAGTGCAGCACGAGGGTTTGTAGAGTTACAACCCCCTTTCAACCATATAGATGCAGTGAGAGGGTTGGAGCAATACTCACATCTTTGGCTACTGTTTAGCTTTCATGAGAATCTGTCACAGGGCTGGAAAACCACCGTTAGACCTCCCCGCCTTGGCGGCAATGAGAAACTGGGCGTCTTCGCCACCCGCTCCACTTTCAGGCCTAATGGTATCGGGCAATCCGTCGTAAAACTCCATAAGGTTCACCATAAAAACGGTGTTGTTTCACTGGAGATCTCTGGCATGGATCTCCTCGATGGCACTCCAGTTATCGACATTAAGCCCTATATCCCCTTCTCCGATGCCATTGAAGCCGCTCAAGGTGGCATCGCACATGAAGCACCAATTTTGGCTGAAGTGAAGTTTACCGAGCAAGCTCATCAACAGGTGAAGGCCTATGAAAAACTTGAGCAGTACCCTAGATTTGAAGAGCTGATCATCGGCGTACTGGCACAAGATCCTCGCCCAGCCTATAAGAAGTCCAAAGCTGATCTTAAAGAGTACCAAGTTGCCCTCTATGACTTAGACATACTCTGGCATATGCAAGATGACGTCATCGTCGTAACAGAGCTACGTGCAGGCGCCCAAAGGTAAAGGAATATGCTGTGACAGTTCCCGATTATCAAGCTCAACACAAAAAGCGCCTCTCCTATATGCCATGGCTCTACTTCAGCCTCAAGCCTAAGCTGCTTAGTTGGGCCCAGCCTTGGCAAAAGCAGGTGCAAGCAGAGTTTATGGCGCTAGAAACGGTCACATTTGGAGATAACTGTTTTATTGCACCTGAGGTGAAACTATTCGCTGAACCAGGTAGAGATATCGCCATAGGCTCCCACTGCATGATAGCCGCAGACAGCTTCCTTCACGGCCCTATCAGCCTAGGTGATGAGGTCGCAATTAACCATGGTTGCTCACTCGATGGTGGTCGAAACGGCATTAAGATAGGCAAGCAGACCCGCATCGCGAATAACGTCACTATCTACGCCTTTAATCATGGTATGGCTCCCGACACACCTATCTATCAGCAAGCCTCAAACTCTAAAGGCGTCACTATAGGCAAAGATGTTTGGATAGGAGCGCAAGCTGGAATCGTCGATGGCGTGAGCATAGGCGACCACGCCGTCATAGGTATGGGCTGTATCGTCACCAAAGATGTAGCAGATTTTGCAATTGTAGCCGGTAATCCAGCAAAAGTGATAGGGGATAGACGAGATAAACGCTAACCCATAACTACCTATTGATGTCAGCGTGACATAGATAAAAGGCGAGTAAAAATAGCCCCTACTCTTTTAAAACCATTATTAACCGTTCTTTTTTTCCCCAATATATGTAACTCAACTCTTTATAGAACAAGTTTATACCCAAGCTACCTCAAGGTGCTCGTTTCAGAGCCCCCGTAGGATAGCTGAACAAGGCAGTGATTGAGGATAATGGTTATTCCCTTGTTGAAATCACTAAAGCAGTGCAGCCATTCTACGGGAACTCCCGTAGGGCACGGCGAGAAGCAACATTTTTCTGTGTTATGAAATATTGAATTACGACTGCATGGATGCAGAAGGTAGGGCGAAGCAGGATGCCAGAACCGAGAATAACTAGTCCTACTATTTCATGCCTTGAACTCTGTCACTTCTCGACATGCTGAATCCTGCATCTTGAAGTCGTTTGGGTATATAACCATTAACAAAATCAGGTGCATTCCTTTACAAGATTTGACACACTGTAGCGCTCAAATTGGGTTTAAATTCAATCAAAGAAAAAAAACAAAGAATAAATAACAAGGATACCCCATGAAAGTAATGTCTCTGGTTTGTGCCAGTATCACATTGGCATTTTCAGGATTAAGCGTCAGCGCCGAAATAGACAAAGCCAATATTCAACAATTTGGCCCCGTTGCTTCAGTCACTGCGCAAGCGTTATCAGCAAGTAGTCACAACGATGCACTAAGGGCTAACCTGGCTCAGTCTTTGTCACTTAATGATGAAATAGACATTTTAGGTGAAAGTTACCGTTGGGACAAAGCCAAAAATAGTACTGATAAAGGCTGGATTGGCTATAAATTACAGCTCAGCGCAGAGCGATTCACTCAAGGCACATTGACCATTAATGGTGTTAATCAACCGCAGGTCTATCTTAATGGTGCGCTGTATAAAGCTGACGCCAAAGTTGAGCTGGCATTGCAAAGTGGTGATTACCAATTAATGATACTCGCCGATGGTATCGATGAAGAGGTGCCGTTTAGCTTAGATTGGCAGGGTAAATCTGACATTGATAATCCAAGCTTTACGACGACCAAAACTCATAGAGTCTCGCCCGCACAACTTTTTGATTCAGAAGTGATCACTAGCCTCAGCTTATCGCCAAATGGTAAATACTTACTGCAAACCAAACGTCATTACCCAGCAAATAACGATGACAAGCCTGTTGCCGTTACTGAGTTACTAAATGTCTCTGATAAACAAGTGATGTATCGTTGGCAAGATAGTGCACCTGCAAGTGCGACTTGGTCCGATAACAGTAAGCAGCTCGCATTTGTCGCAGATAAGCAGATTCAGTTGCTTACCGTATCTAATATCAGCATTGATGTTGCAGCGACTCAAATGGAAAATGTTTCAGCCCTTAAGTGGTATGGAGATAGCCTTTTATTCCAATGGGAAAAGCCCTTCAAAGCCGATGAAAAAGCGACCAATAAACGTTTTCAAGCATTAGAAGATAGATGGAGCTATTGGCGCAACAACAGCCAAATATACCAACTTGATATTACTTCAGGTTTTATCCGTCAATTGACTGATGGCAAACTCAGCAGCAACCTACTTGATAGCCATCCAGATGACGATAAGTTATTACTGACTCGCTTCCCAGTCGATTATAAAGAACCTGCACATGGGCTCACTCAGCTGGTCGAACTTGATGTTAATACATTAACTGAAACTCTGATTGGTGAATATCGAACTTTTAATTCAGCAGTCTACACTGATGACGGCATGTACATCATGGCGGGCCCAGACTTTATGAAGGGCCTAGGCGTGCAAGACCCTTCTGTGGTGGTGAATAATTACGATGGCCAATTATACTGGCGCGACGCCAGCGGCAAAGTCATTCCATTAAGCAAAGACTTTGACCCCGCAATAGGCGGCGCAGGAAAACTCAGTAATGATGATTTAATTCTTCGTGTTGGCGAAGGTGATCGTGGTCAGCTCTACCTGTTCGATTTAAGCCGTAAAAGCTTTAAAAAGATCAATACCAGCATGGACATGGTTAACCACTTCAGTGTTGCCAGCGATTTATCAAAACCCGTTATCGCTTATGCCGGGACGTCAGCCACTGTGCCGCAAAAAGCGTACCTTATAAAATCTGGTAAAAAGGCATTACTGTTTGATAGCCAAGCGGCAAGCTATGCAGACACCCGTATTGGTGGTATTCAAGACTTTGATTTTACCAACTCCCACGGTCATAACATTGATGGGCGGGTTTACTTCCCTGTGGATTTTGATGCAAATAAACAATACCCAGCACTGGTGTATTATTATGGTGGAACCGCACCAGTGACCCGTAACTTTACCGGTCGTTGGCCATTTAACTTATGGGCAGCTAAAGGTTATGTGGTTTATGTACTACAACCTAATGGTGCTACAGGTTACGGCCAAGCATTCAGTGGCCGTCATGTAAACGCATGGGGCGATTACAGCGCTGACGATATTATCGAAGGCACACAAGCCTTCTTAAAAGAACACAAGTTTGTCGATCCTAAACGCGTGGGTAACATGGGCGCCTCTTACGGTGGTTTCATGACCATGTATTTAGCCACTAAAACCGATATCTTTGCGGCATCCATGGCACATGCAGGGATTAGTAATTTATCAGCTTACTGGGGACACGGTTGGTGGGGATATGGCTATTCAGGCGTAGCGAGTAAAGGCAGCTTCCCATGGAATAATCGCGACTTATATGTTGAACACAGCCCGCTATACAATGCAGACAAAATCAACACGCCGTTGCTATTACTCCATGGTAATGCCGACACCAATGTCCCTGTAGGTGAAAGTCATTACATGTATAGTGCATTGAAAATGTTAGATAAGCCTGTGGAGCTAATAGAGTTTAACGGCCAAGATCATCACATCAATGGTCGCCAAGCTCGCTTTGATTGGTGGGATGCTACCCTTGCATGGTTCGACTTACACCTAAAAGATGAACCACAATGGTGGAACAAACTCTACCCTGAAACAAGCACTGAGAATAATGCAGAAGCAGCGGTAAAGTAGGCTAATATTGCATTTGTTAAAGCCCTGTACTCGAAAAAGTACGGGGCTTTATTATTTTGGTTTACTGATGCGATTTCACTCTGGTATCAATTAGAATCAATAATAGCTAGCCATTGCTAATCAATAGATATCGAGCTCCGCCATAAATCCATTTGGTTTTGCTTGACCCACTAACAACTCCTTCTAATCTAGCTAACAATCACAAGTTTAATTTCATAGCTGGTTATACTTTTATTTTCCCCATAGCTCGAAAACCAAAGAAGTAAAGCAACCCTGTCAACAGCCAAACTAAACCAACATAAAGTACAAGTTCACTAACTTTATCTGGTTGACGGAGCCATAACTGCAAGGGGAGTACTCCTCTTATAATGCAAAGAAAAGCGATACTATAAATACCAAGTTTAAGTAAGGGTAACTTTCGAACGACATCTGCAGCAGATAATGCATAGCAACCTAAAATAATAAATATGGTGGATACAAAAACAGTCCCTAACGGAGCTAATAACGTCCCCTCTTTAGCTGATTCAACAATTACAGAAGGAGCCATCTGACTTGAAAAACACTCAGGCCCAAAATAAATACAAGATAGATGCGCAAATGCAGTAAATATAGTAATGAACGCTGCAATAACTAAGAAAACAACACCATAATTAAGCTTCATCCTCCCTCCAGCACACATCCCCAAAAACTTAAAAGTAAATAACTATAATAAGCGCAGTATATTGCCCAACATCAGAACAAACCCTGTAATAAGAAAAAGATGTTTAACCTTATTTGGTAGTTTAAATACAACACCTTGATGCTTGCCATACACATTACCAGTCAACCCAATCACTAAACACACAGGGTAAACAAAGCAAAAGGTTAAGATTAAAAACCATCGCCAGCGATACCACTTTATCTCCTCTATAGCGATATCGGGCTCCTCCATAAATCCATTTGTTTTTTCTTGTCCCATTAACAACTCCTTTTATCACTCAGTCTTAACACTCTTTAGTGCCTTTAATCAGTAACTTTTATTGGTGCCTTTTAACAGACAGGTAATTAAAGTGCTCACCACTCAATTTGAATTTCAGTTCCAAGACTCACCAAATCCATAAACTCATCCATCTCAGAATTAGAGAGTGCTATACATCCATTTGTCCAATTAAACGATTGAGTAATTGGAGCAAACCAGCCAAGCCAATTTCGTTGGCCATGCACCATAATAAAACCGCCAGGTGAAACTCCCCGCTTTGCTGCGTTCTCTATATCTTGCTTGTTGGGATATGAGATGTGCATTGCACGATAAAAAGACGAGTCCTCTTTTTTGTAATCGAGTGTATATGTTCCTTCAGGAGTTTTCTCATCACCTTCCTGTACCTTATGTCCCTTAGGGTTGGCACCGAAAGCAACATCGTACTCTTTTACTATTTGCCCGCTGTCCAGTAAATACATTTTACTTTCAGACTTATCAACTTTCACAAGGTCAACACCTGCAAAAGAAAAGTGAGCAACGAATAAACATATTAAAGCAATGTATTTACTGGCATTCATAACTTATCTTCCTTTCCATGTTATAGCATGTTTCTCAAGACAATTGAGACATTCAGGGGACGAGGCAGGCACCGTTACAGGATTTCCTGAAAAACGAGTGACTCCCCTCACTAGTAAGCTAAAAAGTTGTTAACGCCCTAATACACTTGATATCCAACCTTGATAATTTGACACCCTAACTTGGTAAGCTGTAGTGCCATACAAACCACCTTGAAAAGAAGCTATGTCGCCATGCCCGAGTTGCCAACTTGATAACCCAATAAGATAAGGGACTCCTTGTTGAAATATAACCGCAGCTCCACCGCTATCTCCCGAACCATGCATACCTTCAAGTGGTAATGCGTTTGCTGGCTCGTCAAATTTAAATACTAACCAGTTACCTTCCGCGCTCTCAACAATATTTTGAAACTGGTTCATCACACGAAGTGATTTGGTATCTGGGTCTTCACCAGTTAATCCGTTCCCAGTAGCCCCTCTACCATAGACTGTAATTGTTTTACCTTTCTCGCTTGAACCCGCATACATATTGATTGGTTCTACATCATTACCCCTTGAAGTTAATTTAATTAAAGCAATATCACTTCTAGATTTAAAGAAACTCATTAAGGGCGCTAAATCGCCTTTAAGTAAACCTTTATGAGGTTGAGTGTAATCTGGGTGTATATGAACGCTTTCAATTTCATAACCTTTTGAACCAACTATTAATTTTTTACCGATATAATCATAAAAAATAGTATGTGCTACGGTCACAACCCATTGCGAATTGATGAGTACGCCATGACCTTCGTGGGGCATATCAATTAGGTATGCAGGTATTTTATTTAAAACATAATCTTCTGGGGGAATATCATGCCTTTTCACAACGGCATTGCCAGCGAGAGAGTAGAAACAAAAGAATAAAAAAAGCCAAAATTTCATATCACGTCCATGTCAATTGGTAACCAGTTAATTATCCAATCTTATTGAAATCACAAAATTTAAGTAATTATAATTAATAACTGAACTGTAGATTATCAATACTCTAGAAGCTAATTCAACAAGTGTGTTATAGGGCAACATTGATGCGTTTTTTAACAGTGCCTACAATACAATAATACGGCCAGATTGAGTGATACCCAATGGCCATTTACCCGACTCATAAAT
This window encodes:
- a CDS encoding acyltransferase; the protein is MPWLYFSLKPKLLSWAQPWQKQVQAEFMALETVTFGDNCFIAPEVKLFAEPGRDIAIGSHCMIAADSFLHGPISLGDEVAINHGCSLDGGRNGIKIGKQTRIANNVTIYAFNHGMAPDTPIYQQASNSKGVTIGKDVWIGAQAGIVDGVSIGDHAVIGMGCIVTKDVADFAIVAGNPAKVIGDRRDKR
- the tsaA gene encoding tRNA (N6-threonylcarbamoyladenosine(37)-N6)-methyltransferase TrmO, yielding MTFTSQIQAVALCRTPYKQKFGIPRQPGLVSAARGFVELQPPFNHIDAVRGLEQYSHLWLLFSFHENLSQGWKTTVRPPRLGGNEKLGVFATRSTFRPNGIGQSVVKLHKVHHKNGVVSLEISGMDLLDGTPVIDIKPYIPFSDAIEAAQGGIAHEAPILAEVKFTEQAHQQVKAYEKLEQYPRFEELIIGVLAQDPRPAYKKSKADLKEYQVALYDLDILWHMQDDVIVVTELRAGAQR
- a CDS encoding trypsin-like serine protease; translation: MKFWLFLFFCFYSLAGNAVVKRHDIPPEDYVLNKIPAYLIDMPHEGHGVLINSQWVVTVAHTIFYDYIGKKLIVGSKGYEIESVHIHPDYTQPHKGLLKGDLAPLMSFFKSRSDIALIKLTSRGNDVEPINMYAGSSEKGKTITVYGRGATGNGLTGEDPDTKSLRVMNQFQNIVESAEGNWLVFKFDEPANALPLEGMHGSGDSGGAAVIFQQGVPYLIGLSSWQLGHGDIASFQGGLYGTTAYQVRVSNYQGWISSVLGR
- a CDS encoding L,D-transpeptidase family protein, which encodes MNASKYIALICLFVAHFSFAGVDLVKVDKSESKMYLLDSGQIVKEYDVAFGANPKGHKVQEGDEKTPEGTYTLDYKKEDSSFYRAMHISYPNKQDIENAAKRGVSPGGFIMVHGQRNWLGWFAPITQSFNWTNGCIALSNSEMDEFMDLVSLGTEIQIEW
- the rcsF gene encoding Rcs stress response system protein RcsF, whose translation is MKKLLFPALVIFLSGCAGEYTFNSNLNGEAIDDYFKASDVAVYENGLPKGQFEPIGLVEGESCQIGENDAPASIVEARTIARRKAADKGANGLIIKTCFVSPEQTQQCVSSAICIGQAVNIANTQVQ
- a CDS encoding alpha/beta hydrolase family protein, with translation MKVMSLVCASITLAFSGLSVSAEIDKANIQQFGPVASVTAQALSASSHNDALRANLAQSLSLNDEIDILGESYRWDKAKNSTDKGWIGYKLQLSAERFTQGTLTINGVNQPQVYLNGALYKADAKVELALQSGDYQLMILADGIDEEVPFSLDWQGKSDIDNPSFTTTKTHRVSPAQLFDSEVITSLSLSPNGKYLLQTKRHYPANNDDKPVAVTELLNVSDKQVMYRWQDSAPASATWSDNSKQLAFVADKQIQLLTVSNISIDVAATQMENVSALKWYGDSLLFQWEKPFKADEKATNKRFQALEDRWSYWRNNSQIYQLDITSGFIRQLTDGKLSSNLLDSHPDDDKLLLTRFPVDYKEPAHGLTQLVELDVNTLTETLIGEYRTFNSAVYTDDGMYIMAGPDFMKGLGVQDPSVVVNNYDGQLYWRDASGKVIPLSKDFDPAIGGAGKLSNDDLILRVGEGDRGQLYLFDLSRKSFKKINTSMDMVNHFSVASDLSKPVIAYAGTSATVPQKAYLIKSGKKALLFDSQAASYADTRIGGIQDFDFTNSHGHNIDGRVYFPVDFDANKQYPALVYYYGGTAPVTRNFTGRWPFNLWAAKGYVVYVLQPNGATGYGQAFSGRHVNAWGDYSADDIIEGTQAFLKEHKFVDPKRVGNMGASYGGFMTMYLATKTDIFAASMAHAGISNLSAYWGHGWWGYGYSGVASKGSFPWNNRDLYVEHSPLYNADKINTPLLLLHGNADTNVPVGESHYMYSALKMLDKPVELIEFNGQDHHINGRQARFDWWDATLAWFDLHLKDEPQWWNKLYPETSTENNAEAAVK